One stretch of Natronobacterium gregoryi SP2 DNA includes these proteins:
- a CDS encoding sodium:solute symporter family protein, producing the protein MVEGALSAKVTSLVGGSILFFALMLYVGSRTQRWVDSASDFLVSGREINAVVIAFGLAAIGLAGSVVSGVPEYVVEFGFVPALSYMIGWVIVVSLFGLVLGPVIRRTGVYTTPEWMEQRFDRKTRVVTAIGSVLAGIAITASQFVGIGAILAAMTDVPFWQTTLAITVVTLIYMYLGGLWAVTVTDVLQMVFGFVAFALVAGWLAVTYGGPTWLLETTPAGTFSLTGTDAAPIVGLGFDNILTWTLAWVALVVGNQYYWIRIVSARSERDATRGPILGGLLGLALVTLLALPGAYAFGAFGDPAIAGYDVRGIIGLFILELPIGLDALLLVALVAAVMSTASTTIIGTTTVLIRDVWEPVRGTAAGSEDLVVPSRAFTLVLGVLAWILAAGWAESALLLLGLGMAFVGPLAAVILLGLFWPRTTGTGAFAGVLVGIVTVAAWEPTQLSEFAHATYPGVLAPAIVTILVSLVTSPPYYGSRNWRQSESSATAGTESGTDAVGEVPDPEFRATVRELAKPWTPSTRWNRAIETRGRERGGLVSLLVGRGEDE; encoded by the coding sequence ATGGTGGAGGGAGCACTTTCGGCGAAAGTTACGTCGCTGGTCGGTGGATCGATTCTGTTCTTCGCGCTCATGCTGTACGTCGGAAGCCGGACCCAGCGGTGGGTCGACTCGGCGTCAGACTTTCTCGTCTCGGGACGGGAAATAAACGCCGTCGTCATCGCGTTCGGCCTGGCCGCGATCGGACTGGCCGGTTCCGTCGTCTCGGGTGTCCCGGAGTACGTCGTCGAGTTCGGGTTCGTCCCGGCGCTGTCGTACATGATCGGCTGGGTAATCGTCGTTAGCCTGTTCGGGCTCGTCCTCGGACCAGTAATCCGTCGAACAGGTGTCTATACGACGCCTGAGTGGATGGAACAGCGGTTCGATCGGAAGACTCGAGTCGTCACGGCGATCGGAAGCGTCCTGGCTGGAATTGCGATCACGGCATCGCAGTTCGTCGGGATCGGCGCGATCCTGGCCGCGATGACGGACGTTCCGTTTTGGCAGACGACCCTCGCGATCACAGTCGTCACGTTGATCTACATGTACCTGGGTGGACTCTGGGCCGTCACCGTCACCGACGTGTTGCAGATGGTGTTTGGGTTCGTGGCGTTTGCCCTCGTGGCCGGCTGGCTGGCCGTCACCTACGGTGGACCGACGTGGCTGCTAGAGACGACGCCGGCCGGGACGTTCTCGCTGACGGGGACCGACGCGGCTCCGATCGTCGGACTCGGGTTCGACAACATTCTCACGTGGACGCTCGCCTGGGTCGCCCTGGTCGTTGGCAACCAGTACTACTGGATTCGGATCGTCAGCGCACGGAGCGAACGGGACGCCACGCGTGGCCCCATTCTTGGCGGTCTCCTCGGGTTGGCGCTCGTCACCCTGCTTGCACTCCCAGGAGCGTACGCGTTCGGCGCGTTCGGTGATCCAGCGATCGCCGGTTACGATGTCCGGGGAATCATCGGCCTGTTCATCCTCGAACTGCCGATCGGGCTCGACGCCCTGTTGCTGGTCGCGCTCGTCGCCGCGGTAATGAGTACGGCATCCACGACGATCATCGGAACGACGACCGTCCTGATCCGAGACGTCTGGGAGCCCGTCAGAGGGACGGCCGCAGGCAGCGAGGACCTGGTCGTCCCAAGTCGAGCCTTTACTCTCGTTCTCGGCGTGCTCGCCTGGATTCTCGCGGCGGGCTGGGCCGAGAGCGCGCTGCTCTTGCTCGGTCTCGGCATGGCGTTCGTCGGTCCGCTTGCAGCAGTCATCCTTCTCGGCCTCTTCTGGCCTCGAACCACCGGAACAGGTGCCTTCGCCGGCGTTCTCGTCGGTATCGTCACTGTCGCCGCCTGGGAACCAACCCAGCTGAGCGAGTTCGCCCACGCGACTTACCCGGGCGTCCTCGCGCCAGCTATCGTCACGATCCTCGTCTCGCTGGTGACGTCGCCGCCGTACTACGGGTCCAGAAACTGGCGGCAGTCAGAGTCGAGCGCCACGGCTGGAACGGAGTCCGGCACGGACGCGGTCGGCGAAGTGCCAGACCCCGAGTTCCGCGCGACCGTCCGCGAACTCGCCAAACCCTGGACGCCGAGTACACGCTGGAACCGGGCGATCGAGACACGGGGACGGGAACGCGGTGGACTCGTCAGTCTGCTCGTCGGACGAGGTGAGGACGAATGA
- a CDS encoding branched-chain amino acid ABC transporter permease: protein MGTIGGRGRRSKVTVEQWFGAVLLVGLVVLVLDLVRRVVFGDLPVDTLSVFVWRGLVDGLLIALAAVGLSMTYAILKFANFSQGDLVTTGAFTGWTAAYVVAGIGVTDFGSTILLNANRGTSARELDMHLFGAPIAILVGLVVAALATILVALAFDRVVYRRMRTAGGIPLLIASIGVALVVRYLVVFFYGERTRGVTRGSPTIDHSLVFWTDSLHVHQATLVVVGLGLMLGLHVTLQYTKLGTAMRAMADNRDLALVTGIPTERVILLTWILGAGLTGVAGYLIVLEQETLSFNTGWFLLLLIFSAVILGGIGSIYGAIAGGLIIGLATNVSLVWIPADLTEVAAFTLMILILIFRPSGLFGGVETA, encoded by the coding sequence ATGGGGACGATAGGCGGTCGAGGACGCCGTTCGAAGGTGACGGTGGAACAGTGGTTCGGGGCGGTGCTCCTCGTGGGACTGGTAGTACTGGTGCTCGATCTCGTTCGGCGGGTCGTCTTCGGCGACCTCCCGGTCGACACCCTCTCGGTCTTCGTGTGGCGGGGGCTGGTCGACGGGTTGCTCATCGCGCTCGCCGCCGTCGGGTTGTCGATGACCTACGCAATTCTCAAGTTTGCGAACTTCTCGCAGGGCGATCTCGTCACGACCGGCGCGTTCACGGGGTGGACTGCGGCGTACGTCGTCGCTGGGATCGGCGTGACCGACTTCGGTTCGACGATTCTGTTGAACGCCAACCGCGGAACCTCCGCCCGCGAACTCGACATGCACCTGTTCGGAGCACCGATCGCGATCCTCGTCGGCCTGGTCGTCGCGGCTCTCGCGACGATTCTCGTCGCCCTCGCGTTCGACCGAGTCGTCTACAGGCGCATGCGAACCGCCGGCGGAATCCCGCTGTTAATCGCGAGCATCGGCGTCGCGCTGGTGGTCCGATATCTCGTCGTGTTCTTCTACGGCGAACGCACGCGCGGCGTGACCAGGGGTTCGCCGACGATCGATCACTCACTGGTGTTCTGGACCGATTCGTTGCACGTCCACCAGGCCACGCTCGTCGTGGTCGGGCTCGGGCTGATGCTCGGCCTCCACGTGACGTTACAGTACACCAAACTCGGGACGGCAATGCGAGCGATGGCCGACAACCGGGACCTCGCGCTGGTCACCGGCATCCCGACCGAGCGAGTGATCCTGCTGACCTGGATCCTCGGCGCGGGACTGACCGGCGTCGCCGGCTACCTGATCGTCCTCGAGCAGGAGACGCTCAGCTTCAACACCGGCTGGTTCTTGCTGCTTTTGATCTTCTCGGCGGTCATCCTCGGCGGAATCGGATCGATCTACGGTGCAATCGCTGGCGGGTTGATCATCGGGCTGGCGACGAACGTGTCGCTGGTCTGGATTCCGGCCGACCTGACCGAGGTCGCCGCGTTCACGCTCATGATACTGATCCTCATATTCAGACCGTCCGGTCTCTTCGGTGGGGTGGAGACAGCATGA